One stretch of Anas acuta chromosome W, bAnaAcu1.1, whole genome shotgun sequence DNA includes these proteins:
- the LOC137846811 gene encoding olfactory receptor 14A16-like, with protein sequence MSNSSSISEFLLLPFADTQELQLLHFALFLGIYLAALLGNGLILTAVACDHRLHTPMYFFLLNLSVIDLGCISTTVPKAMANSLWDTRTISYTGCAAQVFLFVFLISAEYYLLTVMSYDRYVAICKPLHYGTLLDRRACAQMAAAAWGSAFLNALLHIFNTFTLPLCRGNVVNQFFCEIPQILKLSCSQSLLSEVWVLVGNVFVDFGCFVFIVLSYVQIIRAVLRMPSEQRQHKAFSTCLPHLAVVSLFLSTAMFAYLKPLSISSPSLDLVVAVLYSVVPPAVNPFIYSMRNQELKVALNKVISLTFFTAGKLLTCLHN encoded by the coding sequence atgtccaacagcagctccatcagcgagttcctcctcctgccatttgcagacacacaggagctgcagctcctgcacttcgcgctcttcctgggcatctacctggctgccctcctgggcaacggcctcatcctcactgccgtagcctgcgaccaccgcctccacacccccatgtacttcttcctcctcaacctctcTGTGattgacctgggctgcatctccaccactgtccccaaagccatggccaattctcTGTGGGACACCAGGACCATCTCCTACACAGGTTGTGCTGCCCAggtctttctgtttgtcttcttgATATCGGCGGAGTATTATCTTCTCACTGTCATgtcctatgaccgctacgttgccatctgcaagcccctgcactatgggaCCCTTCTGGACAGaagagcttgtgcccagatggcagcagctgcctggggttCTGCTTTTCTCAATGCTCTGCTGCACATTTTTAACACCTTTACACTGCCCCTCTGCCGAGGTAATGTTGTGAACcaattcttctgtgaaatcccccaaatcctcaagctctcctgttcACAGTCCCTCCTCAGTGAAGTTTGGGTTCTTGTGGGTAATGTTTTCGTCGACTTTGGGTGTTTTGTATTCATTGTGCTCTCCTATGTTCAGATCATCAGGGccgtgctgaggatgccctctgagcagaggcagcacaaagccttctccacgtgcctccctcacctggccgtggtctccctgtttctcagcactgccatgtttgcctacctgaagcccctctccatctcctccccatctctggacctggtggtggcaGTTCTATACTCAGTGGTGCCCCCAGCAGTGAACCccttcatctacagcatgagaaacCAGGAGCTGAAAGTTGCACTGAACAAAGTGATTTCATtgacatttttcactgctgGTAAACTTCTCACCTGTCTCCACAACTGA